From a single Sorghum bicolor cultivar BTx623 chromosome 5, Sorghum_bicolor_NCBIv3, whole genome shotgun sequence genomic region:
- the LOC8071850 gene encoding uncharacterized protein LOC8071850, with product MASCSSSPRRPPIPLLLLFLFHFSSVLAASAPPASSQQAGTGGGGGNVTEPAAWTPRLRKTFLDGGGIEHWRGRRLVGRFQVCAVCTCCGGQHGMCIPAPCCYAINCNIPNRPFGVCSFTPRTCNCFNCHL from the exons ATGGCTTCCTGTTCCTCATCGCCAAGGCGGCCACCCatccctctcctcctcctcttcctcttccactTCTCCTCCGTCCTCGCCGCATCAGCTCCTCCAGCCTCATCACAACAG GCTggtaccggcggcggcggcggaaatGTGACGGAGCCGGCGGCGTGGACGCCACGGCTGAGGAAGACGTTCCTGGACGGCGGCGGCATCGAGCACTGGCGCGGGCGGCGGCTGGTGGGGCGGTTCCAGGTGTGCGCGGTATGCACCTGCTGCGGGGGCCAGCACGGGATGTGCATCCCGGCGCCCTGCTGCTACGCCATCAACTGCAACATCCCCAACCGCCCCTTCGGCGTCTGCTCCTTCACCCCGCGCACCTGCAACTGCTTCAACTGCCATCTCTAG